Proteins from a single region of Sphingomonas swuensis:
- the nuoI gene encoding NADH-quinone oxidoreductase subunit NuoI, with amino-acid sequence MNAAQIIKSFTLWELVKGHALTFKYFFKPKATINYPFEKTPQSPRFRGEHALRRYPNGEERCIACKLCEAVCPALAITIEAEPREDGSRRTTRYDIDMVKCIYCGLCAEACPVDAIVEGPNIEFSTESREELLYDKSKLLANGDRWEAAIAANLAADAPYR; translated from the coding sequence ATGAATGCCGCGCAGATCATCAAGTCGTTCACGCTCTGGGAGCTGGTGAAGGGGCACGCCCTCACCTTCAAATATTTCTTCAAGCCCAAGGCGACGATCAACTACCCCTTCGAGAAGACCCCGCAGAGCCCGCGCTTCCGCGGCGAGCATGCGCTGCGTCGCTATCCCAACGGCGAAGAGCGCTGCATCGCCTGCAAGCTGTGCGAGGCGGTGTGCCCGGCGCTGGCGATCACCATCGAGGCCGAGCCGCGCGAGGACGGCAGCCGCCGCACCACCCGCTACGACATCGACATGGTGAAGTGCATCTACTGCGGCCTATGCGCCGAGGCCTGCCCGGTCGACGCCATCGTCGAGGGTCCGAACATCGAATTCTCGACCGAGAGCCGCGAGGAGCTGCTCTATGACAAGTCCAAGCTGCTCGCCAACGGCGACCGATGGGAAGCGGCGATCGCGGCGAACCTTGCCGCCGATGCGCCCTACCGTTAA
- a CDS encoding NADH-quinone oxidoreductase subunit J, translating into MIALLAFYLFATVTITSAVLVIFARNPVHSVLWLILAFFNAAGLMLLVGAEFIAMLLVIVYVGAVAVLFLFVVMMLDVDFSSLRSGFTRNLPFGLLIAIVLLAEIVIAMSAARSGPAMVQAATATTARPVPNIEALGIELYSRYLLPFELAGLILLVAMIGAIVLTHRSRGDARGQNASRQIGRRPQDAVKNLQPQVGQGMEL; encoded by the coding sequence ATGATCGCCCTTCTCGCCTTCTACCTTTTCGCGACCGTCACCATCACGTCCGCCGTGCTGGTGATCTTCGCACGCAACCCGGTGCATTCGGTGCTGTGGCTGATCCTCGCCTTCTTCAATGCGGCCGGGCTGATGCTGCTGGTCGGGGCCGAGTTCATCGCCATGCTGCTGGTGATCGTCTACGTCGGCGCGGTCGCGGTGCTGTTCCTGTTCGTGGTCATGATGCTCGACGTCGACTTCTCGTCGTTGCGCTCGGGCTTCACCCGCAACCTGCCGTTCGGACTGCTGATCGCGATCGTGCTCCTGGCCGAGATCGTCATCGCGATGAGCGCCGCCAGGTCGGGGCCGGCGATGGTGCAGGCGGCAACCGCGACGACCGCCCGGCCGGTGCCAAACATCGAGGCGCTCGGGATCGAGCTCTACAGCCGCTACCTGCTTCCGTTCGAGCTCGCGGGGCTGATCCTGCTGGTCGCGATGATCGGCGCCATCGTGCTGACCCACCGCAGCCGGGGTGACGCGCGCGGCCAGAACGCCAGCCGCCAGATCGGCCGTCGCCCGCAGGACGCGGTCAAGAACCTGCAGCCGCAGGTCGGACAGGGGATGGAACTGTGA
- the nuoL gene encoding NADH-quinone oxidoreductase subunit L, whose protein sequence is MHSIILIVFLPLLAAIVAGLGGRAIGKVPAKAITTGALFISCALSWPIFLSFLGGSGEAQVVPVLDWIRSGDLVVDWSLRVDTLTAVMLVVITTVSSLVHLYSWGYMAEDPSQPRFFAYLSLFTFAMLMLVTADSLIQMFFGWEGVGLASYLLIGFWYHKPSANAAAIKAFVVNRVGDFGFSLGIFGTFLVFGTVSIPAILAAAPDMAGSTIGFAGMRVDTMTLLCLLLFVGAMGKSAQLGLHTWLPDAMEGPTPVSALIHAATMVTAGVFMVCRLSPMFETSETATTVVTYVGLATALFAATVGLVQNDIKRVIAYSTCSQLGYMFFAAGVGAYGAAMFHLFTHAFFKALLFLGAGSVIHAMHHEQDMRYYGALRKQIPLTFWAMVLGTLAITGVGIVGVFGFAGFYSKDAILESAFASGSVAGMVAFWLGAFVALLTSFYSWRLIFLTFFGQARWAGSEHIQHAVHGDHHDHPDEEHGDSSHSAAPAPVTGTAGYHPHESPLSMLVPLGVLSLGAVFAGFLFHDQFFGAEEGVRFWAGSLFHDLHLVEAAHHVPTWVKLVPGIVMLIGLALAWNNYIRRPDMPGKWIAATGPIHGFLMKKWYFDEIYDVLFVRPSLALGRFFWHRGDEKTIDRFGPHGAAYAVGVGNRITARLQSGYLNSYALVMLLGLVGAATWAMTR, encoded by the coding sequence ATGCATTCGATCATCCTCATCGTCTTCCTGCCGCTGCTGGCCGCGATCGTCGCGGGCCTCGGCGGACGCGCGATCGGCAAGGTGCCGGCCAAGGCGATCACCACCGGCGCGCTGTTCATCAGCTGCGCGCTGTCGTGGCCGATCTTCCTTTCCTTCCTCGGCGGGAGCGGCGAGGCGCAGGTCGTGCCGGTGCTCGACTGGATCCGCTCGGGCGACCTGGTGGTCGACTGGAGCCTTCGCGTCGACACGCTGACCGCGGTGATGCTGGTGGTGATCACCACCGTCTCCAGCCTCGTCCACCTCTACAGCTGGGGCTATATGGCGGAAGATCCGTCGCAGCCCCGCTTCTTCGCCTATCTCTCGCTGTTCACCTTCGCCATGCTGATGCTGGTGACGGCCGACAGCCTGATCCAGATGTTCTTCGGCTGGGAAGGGGTGGGCCTCGCTTCCTACCTGCTGATCGGCTTCTGGTACCACAAGCCGTCGGCCAACGCGGCCGCGATCAAGGCGTTCGTGGTCAACCGCGTCGGCGACTTCGGCTTCAGCCTCGGAATCTTCGGCACCTTCCTGGTGTTCGGGACGGTGTCGATCCCGGCGATCCTCGCCGCGGCGCCCGACATGGCAGGTTCGACCATCGGCTTTGCCGGAATGCGGGTCGACACGATGACCCTGCTCTGCCTGCTGCTGTTCGTCGGCGCGATGGGCAAGTCGGCGCAGCTCGGCCTCCACACCTGGCTTCCGGACGCGATGGAAGGCCCGACCCCGGTCAGCGCGCTGATCCATGCCGCGACCATGGTCACCGCCGGCGTGTTCATGGTCTGCCGCCTGTCGCCGATGTTCGAGACGAGCGAGACGGCGACCACGGTCGTCACCTATGTCGGGCTCGCAACCGCATTGTTTGCGGCGACGGTCGGCCTGGTGCAGAACGACATCAAGCGGGTGATCGCCTATTCGACCTGCAGCCAGCTCGGCTACATGTTCTTCGCCGCGGGCGTTGGCGCCTATGGCGCGGCCATGTTCCACCTCTTCACCCACGCCTTCTTCAAGGCGCTGCTGTTCCTCGGCGCGGGCTCGGTCATCCACGCGATGCACCACGAGCAGGACATGCGTTACTATGGCGCGCTACGGAAGCAGATCCCGCTGACCTTCTGGGCGATGGTGCTCGGAACGCTTGCGATCACCGGCGTCGGCATCGTCGGGGTGTTCGGCTTCGCCGGCTTCTACTCGAAGGACGCGATCCTCGAGAGCGCGTTCGCGAGCGGATCGGTCGCCGGTATGGTCGCCTTCTGGCTCGGCGCCTTCGTCGCCCTGTTGACCAGCTTCTACAGCTGGCGGCTCATCTTCCTGACCTTCTTCGGTCAGGCTCGCTGGGCCGGCTCGGAGCATATCCAGCACGCGGTCCACGGCGATCACCATGACCATCCGGACGAGGAGCATGGCGACAGCAGCCACTCGGCTGCTCCGGCGCCGGTCACCGGCACCGCCGGCTACCATCCGCACGAGAGTCCGCTCAGCATGCTGGTCCCGCTCGGCGTGCTCAGCCTCGGCGCGGTGTTTGCCGGCTTCCTGTTCCACGATCAGTTCTTCGGAGCCGAGGAAGGCGTTCGCTTCTGGGCCGGAAGCCTATTCCACGATCTGCATCTGGTCGAAGCGGCGCACCACGTGCCGACCTGGGTCAAGCTCGTCCCCGGGATCGTCATGCTGATCGGCCTCGCGCTGGCCTGGAACAACTACATCCGCCGTCCGGACATGCCGGGCAAGTGGATCGCCGCGACCGGTCCCATCCACGGCTTCCTGATGAAGAAGTGGTATTTCGACGAGATTTACGACGTCCTGTTCGTCCGTCCGTCGCTCGCGCTTGGCCGCTTCTTCTGGCACCGCGGTGACGAGAAGACGATCGACCGCTTCGGCCCGCACGGCGCGGCCTACGCGGTCGGCGTCGGCAACCGCATCACCGCACGGCTCCAGTCGGGCTATCTCAACTCCTATGCTCTGGTCATGCTGCTCGGCCTTGTCGGCGCGGCGACCTGGGCGATGACCCGCTGA
- a CDS encoding biotin--[acetyl-CoA-carboxylase] ligase — MSRLRFVERTGSTNSDLLDAREAAEGEWLIAAEQGSGRGRQNRAWQSSRGNFHGSTLVRLREGDPSASTLALTAGVALIRAVEAAAPATGLMIKWPNDLLLGRAKLAGILLERQEDRIVAGFGVNLAHAPAIEGRETAALSSVALVSPQAFAPLLAAAFARELTRWREDPVGLTALWLESAHPLGTELSVHVAADERLSGTFAGLGEDGALRLALPGGEERRIHAADVMLGG; from the coding sequence ATGTCGCGGCTCCGCTTCGTCGAGCGGACCGGGTCGACCAACAGCGACCTGCTGGACGCTCGCGAGGCCGCCGAGGGCGAATGGCTGATCGCGGCGGAGCAGGGCTCGGGACGCGGTCGCCAGAACCGAGCGTGGCAGAGCTCGCGCGGCAATTTCCACGGCTCGACACTGGTACGGCTTCGGGAGGGCGATCCTTCGGCCTCGACCCTCGCCCTGACGGCGGGGGTTGCGCTGATCCGCGCGGTCGAAGCGGCGGCGCCCGCGACGGGGCTGATGATCAAATGGCCCAACGACCTGCTGCTCGGCCGCGCCAAGCTCGCCGGCATCCTGCTCGAGCGGCAGGAAGATCGCATCGTGGCCGGCTTCGGTGTCAATCTCGCTCATGCCCCCGCGATCGAGGGGCGCGAGACCGCCGCCCTGTCGAGCGTGGCGCTGGTCAGCCCGCAGGCATTCGCCCCGCTGCTCGCCGCCGCCTTCGCGCGCGAACTGACCCGGTGGCGCGAGGATCCGGTCGGCCTGACCGCTTTGTGGCTGGAAAGCGCGCATCCGCTCGGGACCGAGCTCAGCGTCCATGTCGCCGCCGACGAGCGGCTGTCCGGCACCTTCGCCGGCCTTGGCGAGGACGGCGCGCTGCGGCTCGCCTTGCCGGGCGGCGAAGAGCGGCGCATCCATGCCGCCGACGTGATGCTCGGAGGCTGA
- a CDS encoding NADH-quinone oxidoreductase subunit M, with protein sequence MDFPILSLMIALPLLAALGCLFVGTNGARWLALGTTLALFVLGCVLWAGYDTGGAQWQFQERVSLGTPYLNWALGIDGIALMLIMLSVFLMPICIGASWRAIERRVPEYMAAFLLMEALMLGVFMAQDLLLFYIFFEAGLIPMYLIIGIWGGAEKIKAAYKFFLYTLLGSVLMLVAMLVMIAQSGTGDIPTLMAYDFPAHLQTWLWLAFFASFAVKMPMWPVHTWLPDAHVQAPTAGSVILAGVLLKMGGYGFIRFSLPMFPDASAQFWPLVFALSSVAIVYTSLVALVQKDMKKLIAYSSVAHMAFVTFGLFAFNRQGIEGALIVMLSHGLVSGALFLCVGVIYDRMHTREIVKYGGLANNMPGYAVLFLLFTMASVGLPGMSGFVGEFLAMMGTYEVSTWGAIFATTGIILGAGYMLWLYWRISYGAARTSEAAAMTDLDRREWALLVPIAAVVMWMGVYPESFMAPMRDDVGRLLTRIERVTPAGDSRPTAGNPAAAAAAAHAAPEHGAGEAH encoded by the coding sequence ATGGACTTCCCCATCCTTTCCCTGATGATCGCCCTGCCGCTGCTGGCGGCACTCGGCTGCCTGTTCGTCGGCACCAATGGCGCACGCTGGCTGGCGCTCGGCACGACGCTCGCGCTGTTCGTCCTCGGCTGCGTGCTGTGGGCGGGCTACGACACCGGCGGCGCGCAGTGGCAGTTCCAGGAGCGGGTGAGCCTGGGCACGCCTTACCTGAACTGGGCGCTCGGGATCGACGGCATCGCGTTGATGCTGATCATGCTCAGCGTGTTCCTGATGCCGATCTGCATCGGCGCGAGCTGGCGCGCGATCGAGCGCCGGGTGCCCGAATATATGGCGGCCTTCCTGCTGATGGAGGCGCTGATGCTCGGCGTCTTCATGGCGCAGGACCTGCTGCTCTTCTACATCTTCTTCGAAGCCGGCCTCATCCCGATGTACCTCATCATCGGAATCTGGGGCGGGGCCGAGAAGATCAAGGCGGCCTACAAGTTCTTCCTCTACACGCTGCTCGGCTCGGTTCTGATGCTGGTCGCAATGCTGGTGATGATCGCGCAGAGCGGCACCGGCGACATCCCGACGCTGATGGCCTACGATTTCCCGGCGCATCTCCAGACCTGGCTGTGGCTCGCCTTCTTCGCCAGCTTCGCGGTCAAGATGCCCATGTGGCCGGTACATACCTGGCTTCCCGACGCGCACGTGCAGGCGCCGACCGCCGGCTCGGTGATCCTCGCCGGCGTGCTGCTCAAGATGGGCGGTTACGGCTTCATCCGCTTCAGCCTGCCGATGTTCCCCGACGCCAGCGCGCAGTTCTGGCCGCTGGTCTTCGCCCTGTCGTCGGTCGCCATCGTCTACACCAGCCTGGTCGCGCTGGTGCAGAAGGACATGAAGAAGCTGATCGCCTATTCGTCGGTCGCGCACATGGCGTTCGTCACCTTCGGCCTATTCGCCTTCAACCGTCAGGGCATCGAAGGCGCGCTGATCGTGATGCTCAGCCACGGCCTCGTCTCGGGTGCGCTCTTCCTTTGTGTCGGCGTCATCTACGATCGCATGCACACCCGCGAGATCGTCAAATATGGCGGGCTTGCAAACAACATGCCCGGCTATGCCGTGCTGTTCCTGCTGTTCACCATGGCGTCGGTCGGCCTACCCGGGATGAGCGGCTTCGTCGGCGAGTTCCTGGCGATGATGGGGACCTACGAGGTCTCAACCTGGGGAGCGATCTTCGCCACCACCGGCATCATCCTTGGCGCGGGCTACATGCTGTGGCTCTACTGGCGGATCAGCTACGGTGCCGCCCGCACCAGCGAGGCCGCGGCGATGACCGACCTCGACCGCCGTGAGTGGGCGCTGCTCGTGCCGATCGCCGCGGTGGTGATGTGGATGGGCGTCTATCCCGAAAGCTTCATGGCCCCGATGCGCGACGACGTCGGCCGGCTCCTGACCCGGATCGAGCGCGTGACGCCCGCTGGTGACAGCCGCCCGACGGCGGGCAACCCTGCCGCCGCCGCAGCCGCCGCTCACGCCGCCCCCGAACATGGCGCCGGGGAGGCGCACTGA
- a CDS encoding DUF1467 family protein — translation MTLVSAIAIYFLFFVFTAFLLLPFGVRTDEEAGTAKVSGQADSAPHRFELQRHLLRSALVSLGLFVLFYVNFVEGWIGIEDLDFYN, via the coding sequence GTGACGCTCGTCTCCGCGATCGCCATCTACTTCCTGTTCTTCGTCTTCACGGCGTTCCTGCTGCTGCCGTTCGGAGTGAGGACCGACGAGGAAGCCGGAACGGCCAAGGTCAGCGGACAGGCGGACAGCGCGCCGCATCGCTTCGAGCTCCAGCGCCACCTCCTGCGGTCGGCGCTGGTCTCGCTCGGTCTTTTCGTCCTCTTCTACGTCAATTTCGTCGAGGGCTGGATCGGGATCGAGGACCTCGACTTCTACAACTGA
- a CDS encoding type III pantothenate kinase, whose protein sequence is MLLAVDAGNTNIVFALVGEDGSIAARWRIATDPRRTADEYAVWLHQLLALEGYGRSDVSGVIIGTVVPRALHNLQVLSTKYFGTEALVAGQGQAGWGIRLDVDEPHNVGADRALNAIAAHAVCPGDLVVIDFGTATTFDVVDYDGAYKGGIIAPGINLSLDALVAAAAKLPRIAIEAPEDPTVIGRTTSSQMLSGIYWGYVAMIEGLLARVKAEIGRPVTTIATGGLATLFQQHTPVFDRIEPDLTIQGLALLWRRSLAAG, encoded by the coding sequence ATGCTGCTTGCGGTGGATGCCGGCAATACCAACATCGTCTTCGCGCTGGTGGGCGAGGATGGAAGCATCGCCGCGCGCTGGCGGATCGCGACCGATCCGCGCCGGACGGCCGACGAATATGCGGTCTGGCTGCACCAGTTGCTAGCGCTCGAGGGCTATGGGCGCAGCGACGTGAGCGGAGTCATCATCGGCACGGTGGTGCCGCGCGCGCTGCACAATCTGCAGGTGCTCTCGACGAAGTATTTCGGCACCGAGGCGCTGGTGGCGGGGCAGGGGCAGGCAGGCTGGGGCATTCGCCTCGACGTCGATGAGCCGCACAATGTGGGCGCCGACCGAGCGCTCAACGCCATCGCGGCGCATGCGGTCTGCCCGGGCGACCTCGTGGTTATCGACTTCGGCACCGCGACCACCTTCGACGTGGTCGACTATGACGGAGCGTACAAGGGCGGGATCATCGCGCCGGGGATCAACCTCAGCCTCGATGCACTGGTCGCGGCGGCGGCCAAGCTGCCGCGCATCGCGATCGAGGCGCCTGAGGACCCTACGGTGATCGGCCGCACCACGAGCAGCCAAATGCTGTCCGGCATCTACTGGGGCTATGTGGCGATGATCGAGGGCCTGCTCGCTCGGGTGAAGGCAGAGATCGGACGCCCGGTCACGACGATCGCGACCGGCGGGCTCGCGACCCTGTTCCAGCAGCACACGCCGGTGTTCGACCGGATCGAACCCGACCTTACGATTCAGGGGTTGGCGCTGCTGTGGCGGCGGAGCCTCGCGGCAGGCTGA
- the nuoN gene encoding NADH-quinone oxidoreductase subunit NuoN, whose product MNFAPILPEVIITLGAIALMMVAAFVRRASAITHWGAVALLIAAAVSLVGAPQEAGAVFGGMWAADGFAAFGKVIIYLSAAVAIIMAHGWFDRGFEHGAEYPVLILLSALGASVMVSSTDLMMLYVGLELQSLSAYVLASYRRHDERSAEAGLKYFVLGGLASGILLYGISLLYGFAGTTYFSGISAAFADDGASLGLTFGLVFTLAGLAFKISAVPFHMWTPDVYEGAPTPVAAFFAAGQKAAAILLATRVCIDAMGPATDSWRQIVIFAALASIILGAVAAFGQTNIKRLLAYSSINNVGFAMVGIAAGGEAGAAAVLVYLAVYVVMTLGAFLIVMRMRDAEGRPVESIDSLAGLSVTRPALAWAMMAFMLSLAGIPPLFGFWPKLMVFNVAVQAGLLPLAIAAAVLTVVGAYYYLKIVKVMFFDVPAEPFAAARGRVETVLIAACALAISPLGYLIINPLSTLAANAASVF is encoded by the coding sequence ATGAACTTCGCTCCGATCCTTCCCGAGGTCATCATCACGCTTGGCGCGATTGCGCTGATGATGGTCGCCGCCTTCGTTCGCCGGGCTTCGGCGATCACCCACTGGGGTGCGGTCGCGCTGCTGATCGCGGCCGCCGTCTCCCTCGTCGGTGCGCCGCAGGAGGCCGGAGCGGTGTTCGGCGGCATGTGGGCGGCCGACGGCTTTGCCGCCTTCGGCAAGGTCATCATCTACCTGTCGGCGGCCGTTGCGATCATCATGGCGCACGGCTGGTTCGACCGCGGCTTCGAGCATGGCGCCGAATATCCGGTACTGATCCTGCTCTCGGCACTGGGCGCGTCGGTGATGGTCTCCTCGACCGACCTGATGATGCTCTATGTCGGTCTCGAGCTCCAGAGCCTCTCGGCCTACGTCCTTGCTTCCTACCGGCGCCATGACGAGCGCTCGGCCGAGGCCGGCCTCAAATATTTCGTGCTCGGCGGGCTTGCCAGCGGCATCCTGCTCTACGGCATCAGCCTGCTCTACGGCTTTGCCGGAACGACCTACTTCAGCGGCATCTCCGCGGCGTTCGCGGACGATGGCGCGAGCCTCGGGCTGACCTTCGGCCTCGTCTTCACGCTCGCCGGCCTAGCCTTCAAGATCTCCGCCGTGCCTTTCCACATGTGGACGCCGGACGTCTACGAAGGTGCGCCGACCCCGGTGGCCGCCTTCTTTGCCGCCGGTCAAAAGGCGGCGGCGATCCTGCTCGCCACCCGCGTCTGCATCGACGCCATGGGTCCTGCGACCGACAGCTGGCGGCAGATCGTGATCTTCGCCGCGCTCGCTTCGATCATCCTCGGAGCGGTGGCGGCCTTCGGTCAGACCAACATCAAGCGACTGCTCGCCTACAGCTCGATCAACAATGTCGGCTTCGCCATGGTCGGCATCGCCGCCGGCGGCGAAGCCGGAGCGGCGGCCGTGCTGGTCTATCTCGCCGTCTATGTCGTCATGACCCTCGGCGCCTTCCTCATCGTCATGCGGATGCGCGATGCCGAAGGCCGCCCGGTCGAGAGCATCGACAGCCTCGCCGGCCTGTCGGTCACCCGCCCGGCGCTGGCCTGGGCGATGATGGCCTTCATGCTGAGCCTCGCGGGCATCCCGCCGCTGTTCGGCTTCTGGCCCAAGCTGATGGTGTTCAACGTGGCGGTTCAGGCTGGGCTGCTGCCGCTGGCAATCGCCGCTGCGGTGCTGACGGTCGTGGGTGCCTATTACTACCTCAAGATCGTCAAGGTCATGTTCTTCGACGTTCCCGCCGAGCCGTTCGCGGCCGCACGCGGGCGGGTGGAGACGGTTCTGATCGCCGCTTGCGCGCTTGCCATCAGCCCGCTCGGTTATCTCATCATCAACCCGCTCTCGACGCTCGCGGCGAACGCGGCGAGCGTCTTCTGA
- a CDS encoding ribonuclease J, with amino-acid sequence MTPGNELLFLALGGSGEIGMNANLYGTQGKWLMVDCGMTFGEADYPGIDLILPDLDFIERRRKDLVGLVLTHGHEDHIGAIPYLAADLQVPLYATPFTAGLIAHKLEEEGLSGQVKLRLIHPGDVLDLGPFRVTPVPLAHSIPESNGLLIETDHGRIFHTGDWKLDPTPVLGNPTSPDQLRAIGDRGIDVMVCDSTNAFTDKESGSEAEVYDGLLKVVDEARGRVVVTTFASNAARLHTIGKVAEATGRRVAVAGRSIERYLKVARATGYLTDFPDTVRYDEAMRLPRRELLVVATGGQGEPRAALGRIAAGQHEIKLGEADTVVFSSRQIPGNENAVGRVMNQLAMLGVQTITERQAHVHVSGHPGRPELQRMYEWIRPKTLIPVHGERRHMLEQARLGLASGIPGALVQVNGDLVRLAPGAPKKIGEEHVGRLVLDGDVILPADGSTINERRRLAFQGVIAISVVLNKNGALAADPQVRIVGVPVEEDRDDFIRDAAQTAAKAVEPIRDEEKLRENIRLAVRRCATLWTGKKPNVEVLVTRL; translated from the coding sequence GTGACTCCAGGTAACGAACTACTCTTCCTCGCGCTTGGCGGCTCCGGCGAGATCGGGATGAATGCCAATCTCTATGGCACCCAGGGCAAGTGGCTGATGGTCGACTGCGGAATGACCTTCGGCGAAGCCGACTATCCAGGCATCGACCTCATCCTGCCCGACCTCGACTTCATCGAGCGGCGCCGCAAGGACCTTGTCGGGCTGGTGCTGACCCATGGTCACGAAGACCATATCGGCGCCATTCCCTACCTTGCCGCCGACCTCCAGGTGCCGCTCTACGCGACTCCGTTCACGGCAGGGCTGATCGCCCACAAGCTCGAGGAGGAAGGGCTGTCCGGTCAGGTCAAGCTGCGCCTGATCCACCCCGGCGACGTGCTCGACCTCGGACCGTTCAGGGTCACCCCGGTGCCGCTGGCGCACTCGATCCCGGAATCGAACGGGCTGCTCATCGAGACGGACCACGGTCGCATCTTCCATACCGGCGACTGGAAGCTGGATCCCACGCCGGTGCTCGGCAACCCGACCTCGCCCGACCAGCTGCGCGCGATCGGCGACCGCGGGATCGACGTGATGGTCTGCGACAGCACCAATGCCTTCACCGACAAGGAGTCCGGCTCCGAGGCGGAGGTCTACGACGGGCTGCTCAAGGTGGTGGACGAGGCGCGCGGGCGTGTGGTCGTCACCACTTTCGCGTCGAACGCGGCGCGACTTCACACCATCGGCAAGGTCGCCGAGGCGACGGGCCGGCGGGTCGCGGTCGCCGGGCGTTCGATCGAGCGCTACCTCAAGGTCGCGCGGGCGACCGGCTATCTCACCGACTTTCCTGACACCGTCCGCTACGACGAGGCGATGCGGCTGCCCCGCCGCGAGCTGCTGGTGGTCGCCACCGGGGGGCAGGGCGAGCCCAGGGCCGCGCTCGGCCGGATCGCGGCGGGCCAGCACGAGATCAAGCTGGGCGAGGCCGACACGGTGGTCTTCTCCTCGCGCCAGATCCCCGGCAACGAGAATGCCGTCGGTCGGGTGATGAACCAGCTCGCCATGCTCGGCGTCCAGACGATCACCGAGCGTCAGGCACACGTCCACGTCTCGGGTCACCCGGGCCGTCCGGAACTCCAGCGCATGTACGAGTGGATCCGGCCCAAAACGCTGATCCCCGTGCACGGCGAGCGCCGTCACATGCTCGAGCAGGCGCGGCTCGGTCTCGCCAGCGGGATTCCGGGCGCGCTGGTCCAGGTCAATGGCGACCTCGTCCGGCTTGCGCCGGGCGCGCCGAAGAAGATCGGCGAGGAGCACGTCGGACGACTGGTGCTCGACGGCGATGTCATCCTGCCGGCCGACGGGTCGACCATCAACGAGCGGCGCCGCCTCGCTTTCCAGGGCGTGATCGCCATCAGCGTGGTGCTGAACAAGAATGGCGCGCTTGCCGCCGATCCCCAGGTCCGGATCGTCGGCGTGCCGGTCGAGGAGGATCGTGACGACTTCATCCGCGACGCCGCCCAGACCGCGGCCAAGGCGGTCGAACCGATCCGCGACGAGGAGAAACTGCGCGAGAACATCCGCCTCGCGGTGCGCCGCTGCGCCACCCTGTGGACCGGCAAGAAGCCGAACGTGGAAGTGCTGGTCACCCGCCTGTGA
- the nuoK gene encoding NADH-quinone oxidoreductase subunit NuoK, with protein MIGLAHFLTVSAILFVIGVLGIFLNRRNVILMLMAIELLLLAVNINLVAFSAYLGDMKGQIFAMFVLTVAAAEAAIGLAILVIFFRRRGTIAVDAADSMRG; from the coding sequence GTGATCGGCCTGGCCCACTTCCTCACCGTGTCGGCGATCCTGTTCGTGATCGGCGTGCTCGGCATCTTCCTCAACCGGCGCAACGTCATCCTGATGCTGATGGCGATCGAGCTCCTTTTGCTCGCGGTGAACATCAACCTCGTCGCCTTCAGCGCCTACCTCGGCGACATGAAGGGGCAGATCTTCGCCATGTTCGTGCTGACCGTCGCCGCCGCCGAGGCCGCGATCGGACTTGCGATCCTGGTCATCTTCTTCCGCCGCCGCGGGACCATCGCGGTCGACGCTGCAGACAGCATGCGCGGGTAA